TTCAGACTCCGAGCCATTGGTCATTCGCTCCGGTTACTGGGTTGCCTTGCCACGCTTGCGCCCGCGCACGATCAGCCGCTGCGAGGCCTTCTTCTTGTTGCGCGTCTTCACACCTTCCTTGTTGCCCCACTTGTCCACCACGTTGCGGCCACCGCGCGTGCGACCACCGTGCGGGTGATCGACCGGGTTCATGACTTCACCGCGCACCTTCGGACGCTTGCCCAGCCAGCGGCTCTTGCCCGCCTTGCCGTGGCTCAGCAGCTCGTGCTCGGCATTGCCCACCTCGCCGATCGTCGCCATGCAGGTGCCGTGGATCATGCGCATCTCGGTGCTCGGCAGGCGCAGCGTCACGTAGTCGCCTTCCTTCGCCATCACCGTCAGGCTGGAACCGGCCGAGCGCGCCAGCTGGCCACCCTTGCCCGGCTTGAGCTCGACGTTGTGCACCGCGGTGCCCAGCGGCATCTCCTTCAGCGGCAGGCAGTTCGCCAGGCGCACGTCCGAGCCCGGGCCGCTGACGATCGTGTCGCCGACGTTCAGCCCCTTCGGGTGCAGGATGTAGCGCTTCTCGCCGTCCGCATACTCCACCAGCGCGATCCGCGCCGAGCGGTTCGGGTCGTACTCGATCTCGCGCACCGTGCCCACGATGCCGAACTTGTTGCGCTTGAAGTCGATGATG
This is a stretch of genomic DNA from Gemmatimonadaceae bacterium. It encodes these proteins:
- the rplB gene encoding 50S ribosomal protein L2, whose amino-acid sequence is MGIRQFKPVTKSSRFRSVSDFAVITRSTPEKSLTEPLKRSGGRDNHGHISMRRIGGGHKRKYRIIDFKRNKFGIVGTVREIEYDPNRSARIALVEYADGEKRYILHPKGLNVGDTIVSGPGSDVRLANCLPLKEMPLGTAVHNVELKPGKGGQLARSAGSSLTVMAKEGDYVTLRLPSTEMRMIHGTCMATIGEVGNAEHELLSHGKAGKSRWLGKRPKVRGEVMNPVDHPHGGRTRGGRNVVDKWGNKEGVKTRNKKKASQRLIVRGRKRGKATQ